A genomic window from Sanguibacter antarcticus includes:
- the ribA gene encoding GTP cyclohydrolase II, producing the protein MSAGTNDISTTRTVSDATRRTAAVATIEQALDELRAGRPVLVADSPDRENEADVIFAASNVSTSWVAWTIRHSSGYLCAPMPAARADALDLPLMVPQSQDPRRTAYTVTVDAATGVTTGISASDRARTLSVLADPASGAVDLIRPGHVLPLRAVAGGVLHRAGHTEAAVDLVRLAGLGSVAGIAELVNDDGTMMRMDDSTALATREGLLLITIADLIAWRLLHDPVVASDDAEPEAARVQATTVANLPTAHGMFRIHGYRDVKTGAEHVALVPESASAPADVPIVRVHSECLTGDAFGSLRCDCGPQLQASLATVAVEGGAVVYLRGHEGRGIGLLAKISAYALQDAGLDTVEANLELGWPVDRREYGAAAAILADLGLRRIRLLTNNPTKVTGLTASGIDVDQMVRIEVGHTPENHQYLVTKKVSMGHLLDTIAVDVPAAPAVQTVEHTTPTEEDPR; encoded by the coding sequence ATGAGCGCAGGAACGAACGACATCTCGACCACCCGTACCGTCTCTGACGCCACCCGTCGCACGGCGGCGGTCGCGACGATCGAGCAGGCGCTCGACGAGCTGCGCGCCGGACGCCCCGTCCTCGTGGCAGACTCCCCGGACCGCGAGAACGAGGCCGACGTCATCTTCGCCGCCTCGAACGTCTCGACCAGCTGGGTCGCATGGACCATCCGTCACTCCTCGGGCTACCTGTGCGCGCCCATGCCTGCAGCGCGGGCCGACGCCCTCGACCTGCCGCTCATGGTTCCCCAGAGCCAGGACCCCCGACGCACGGCCTACACGGTGACCGTAGACGCAGCGACCGGCGTGACGACCGGCATCTCGGCATCCGACCGTGCCCGCACGCTCTCCGTGCTCGCGGATCCTGCCTCGGGCGCCGTCGATCTCATCCGGCCCGGGCACGTCCTGCCGCTGCGCGCGGTCGCCGGTGGCGTGCTGCACCGCGCAGGCCACACGGAGGCAGCCGTCGACCTCGTGCGGCTCGCCGGGCTCGGTTCCGTCGCAGGGATCGCCGAGCTCGTGAACGACGACGGAACCATGATGCGCATGGACGACTCGACGGCCCTCGCCACACGCGAGGGCCTGCTCCTCATCACCATCGCCGACCTCATCGCCTGGCGGCTCCTCCACGACCCGGTCGTCGCCAGCGACGACGCTGAACCTGAGGCTGCTCGCGTGCAGGCCACCACCGTCGCGAACCTGCCCACGGCACACGGCATGTTCCGCATCCACGGGTACCGGGACGTCAAGACCGGCGCCGAGCACGTCGCCCTCGTCCCCGAGTCCGCGAGCGCGCCGGCAGACGTGCCGATCGTGCGGGTGCACTCCGAGTGCCTCACCGGGGACGCGTTCGGCTCGTTGCGCTGCGACTGTGGTCCCCAGCTCCAGGCGTCCCTCGCCACGGTCGCTGTCGAGGGTGGTGCCGTCGTCTATCTCCGCGGTCATGAAGGACGCGGGATCGGTCTCCTGGCGAAGATCAGCGCCTACGCTCTCCAGGACGCGGGCCTCGACACCGTCGAGGCGAACCTCGAGCTCGGCTGGCCGGTGGACCGGCGTGAGTACGGGGCTGCTGCTGCGATCCTCGCAGACCTCGGGCTCCGCCGGATCCGGCTGCTCACCAACAACCCGACGAAGGTCACCGGCCTGACCGCCAGCGGCATCGACGTGGACCAGATGGTGCGGATCGAAGTGGGTCACACACCGGAGAACCACCAGTACCTTGTGACCAAGAAGGTGTCCATGGGTCATCTCTTGGACACGATCGCCGTGGACGTCCCGGCGGCGCCGGCAGTCCAGACGGTCGAGCACACCACCCCAACCGAGGAGGACCCGCGATGA
- a CDS encoding PH domain-containing protein, with protein sequence MATPDDQLYAPFRPRFVRYVSSASIAAATIGLMILLTVAPGTGGQGYARSSAAGMSVVVLAGIAFLWRQGSVRADVDATSITVRNLVVVRTFAWEQVLAVSFGTGDPWVMLELADGNQHPVMGIQRADGAHAASDARRLATLVALHGEAADHTP encoded by the coding sequence GTGGCGACACCCGACGACCAGCTCTACGCACCGTTCCGCCCGCGCTTCGTCCGCTACGTCTCCAGCGCGTCGATCGCGGCGGCAACGATCGGCCTGATGATTCTCCTCACCGTGGCACCCGGCACCGGCGGTCAGGGGTACGCGCGCTCGAGCGCGGCAGGGATGAGCGTCGTCGTCCTCGCGGGCATCGCGTTCTTGTGGCGCCAAGGTTCCGTCCGCGCGGACGTCGATGCGACGTCTATCACCGTGCGCAACCTTGTCGTCGTGCGCACCTTCGCGTGGGAACAGGTTCTTGCGGTCTCGTTCGGAACCGGTGACCCCTGGGTGATGCTCGAGCTCGCGGACGGGAACCAGCATCCCGTCATGGGCATCCAACGTGCCGACGGTGCCCATGCAGCGAGCGACGCACGACGTCTCGCGACGCTCGTTGCGCTGCACGGCGAAGCGGCGGACCACACCCCGTAG
- the hisG gene encoding ATP phosphoribosyltransferase: protein MLRIAVPNKGSLSEPASEMLREAGYRQRRDTRELVLSDPGNDVEFFFLRPRDVAVYVGAGTVDAGITGRDLMLDSGAAAEEHLALGFARSTFRFAAPTDTITDISQVEGRRVATSYSVLVAAHLAAHGITPAAIVHLDGAVESSVKLGVAEVIADVVETGTTLRAAGLEIFGEPILRSEAVLIRRKDAEIKPGLDTLTRRLQGVLTAHEYVLMDYDVPVELVDAAVAITPGLESPTVSPLHDRDWAAVRAMVRRDETNKLMDALYDVGARAILVTSIHACRI, encoded by the coding sequence GTGCTCCGCATCGCCGTCCCCAACAAGGGGTCACTGTCCGAACCCGCGTCCGAGATGCTCCGGGAGGCCGGCTACCGGCAACGGCGCGACACCCGCGAGCTCGTGCTCTCGGACCCGGGCAACGACGTCGAGTTCTTCTTCCTGCGTCCGCGTGACGTCGCGGTCTACGTCGGGGCTGGCACCGTCGACGCAGGCATCACCGGACGCGACCTCATGCTCGACTCGGGGGCAGCGGCCGAGGAGCACCTCGCGCTCGGCTTCGCTCGTTCGACGTTCCGGTTCGCTGCTCCGACAGACACCATCACCGACATCTCGCAGGTCGAGGGACGACGTGTCGCGACCTCGTACTCGGTCCTCGTCGCCGCGCACCTTGCCGCGCACGGCATCACGCCGGCGGCGATCGTCCACCTCGACGGTGCTGTCGAGAGCTCGGTCAAGCTCGGTGTCGCCGAGGTCATCGCCGACGTCGTCGAGACGGGTACCACGCTCCGTGCTGCTGGCCTCGAGATCTTCGGAGAACCCATCCTGCGGTCCGAGGCCGTCCTCATCCGTCGCAAGGATGCCGAGATCAAGCCAGGACTGGACACACTGACACGCCGGTTGCAGGGAGTCCTCACTGCGCACGAGTACGTGCTCATGGACTACGACGTCCCGGTCGAGCTCGTCGACGCGGCCGTCGCGATCACGCCCGGTCTGGAGTCCCCGACCGTCTCTCCGTTGCACGACCGCGACTGGGCGGCTGTGCGAGCGATGGTCCGGCGTGACGAGACGAACAAGCTCATGGACGCTCTGTACGACGTCGGTGCACGTGCGATCCTGGTGACATCGATCCACGCCTGCCGGATCTAG
- the ribH gene encoding 6,7-dimethyl-8-ribityllumazine synthase, with the protein MSGAGAPTVTVDGTGLRVTLIAALWHTEIMDGLVDGARRALAAANVAHVKEIRVPGSFELPVVAQRAAEAGADAVVALGVIVRGGTPHFEYVCQAATMGLTEVAIRTGVPVGFGLLTVDDEKQALDRAGLPGSREDKGAEAVEAAIATVLALRAL; encoded by the coding sequence ATGAGCGGAGCAGGAGCACCGACCGTGACGGTCGACGGGACCGGTCTGCGCGTGACGCTGATCGCAGCCCTGTGGCACACCGAGATCATGGACGGGCTCGTCGACGGTGCGCGACGAGCCCTCGCAGCGGCGAACGTCGCGCACGTCAAGGAGATCCGCGTGCCGGGGTCTTTCGAGCTGCCCGTCGTCGCACAACGAGCAGCCGAGGCAGGGGCCGACGCTGTCGTTGCGCTCGGGGTGATCGTCCGTGGCGGTACCCCGCACTTCGAGTATGTCTGCCAGGCTGCGACGATGGGGCTCACCGAGGTCGCGATCCGTACGGGCGTCCCTGTCGGCTTCGGTCTCTTGACGGTGGACGACGAGAAGCAGGCGCTCGACCGGGCAGGTCTTCCCGGGTCGCGAGAGGACAAGGGCGCTGAAGCCGTCGAGGCGGCGATAGCCACCGTCCTCGCACTGCGTGCACTGTGA
- a CDS encoding RsmB/NOP family class I SAM-dependent RNA methyltransferase — protein MSTDRRDAQGRERGGARSRGDGHRGALNPSDRRSGTDPARTVAFDVLREVADSDAYANLVLPPMLRSRGVSGRDAAFATELTYGTLRLRGRYDAVLALCVDRPLDRIDGPVLDVLRLGVHQVLGMRVPVHAAVSETVGLARARVGAGSAQLVNAVLRKVARTELEEWLELIEAQEPDEVARMSVVESHPQWITRALRDALMGAGRPVDELGSLLEADNAAPRVTLVARPGLISQEALVEQSESRPGQYAPTAVILQGSDPGGISAVRDGLAGVQDEGSQLVTLAFAAAPMDGSDERWLDMCAGPGGKAALLAALASSRGARIVANEIQPHRADLVERSLAAVPDSSVEHVQVWDGRDIGTQEPSSYDRVLVDAPCTGLGALRRRPESRWRRSPADVPVLATLQRELLTSALEAVRPGGIVGYVTCSPHLAETRAVVTDVLRALPEGSVEVVDARAVVTEIAGTDMPLADRTDVQLWPHLHGTDAMHLTLLRRAVQN, from the coding sequence ATGAGCACGGACCGGCGGGATGCGCAGGGACGGGAGCGTGGTGGTGCGCGGTCGCGCGGAGACGGGCACCGTGGTGCGTTGAACCCGAGCGACCGGCGCAGCGGGACGGACCCGGCGCGGACCGTCGCGTTCGACGTGCTGCGGGAGGTTGCGGACTCGGATGCGTATGCGAACCTCGTTCTTCCGCCGATGCTGAGGTCCCGAGGGGTGTCGGGTCGTGACGCGGCGTTCGCGACGGAGCTGACCTATGGCACGTTGCGTCTGCGTGGGCGTTATGACGCGGTGCTGGCGTTGTGCGTGGACCGTCCGTTGGACCGGATCGATGGTCCGGTGCTCGATGTTCTGCGGCTGGGTGTTCATCAGGTCCTGGGGATGCGTGTGCCGGTGCACGCTGCGGTGAGCGAGACTGTCGGGCTGGCGCGTGCGCGGGTCGGTGCGGGCAGTGCTCAGCTGGTCAATGCGGTGCTGCGCAAGGTCGCGCGGACGGAGCTCGAGGAGTGGTTGGAGCTCATCGAGGCGCAGGAGCCCGACGAGGTCGCGCGGATGTCTGTGGTGGAGAGCCACCCGCAGTGGATCACCCGGGCGCTGCGGGATGCCCTGATGGGGGCGGGGCGTCCGGTCGACGAGCTCGGGTCGCTGCTGGAGGCGGACAATGCTGCTCCGAGGGTGACGCTGGTGGCTCGTCCCGGTCTCATCTCGCAGGAGGCCCTTGTCGAGCAGTCCGAGTCACGGCCCGGGCAGTACGCGCCGACGGCTGTGATCTTGCAGGGGAGCGACCCGGGTGGCATCTCGGCAGTTCGAGACGGTCTGGCCGGGGTTCAGGACGAGGGCAGTCAGCTCGTGACCCTCGCGTTCGCTGCGGCGCCGATGGATGGCTCGGACGAGCGGTGGCTGGACATGTGCGCGGGTCCGGGCGGGAAGGCTGCGCTGCTCGCTGCTCTCGCGAGCAGTCGTGGTGCACGCATCGTCGCGAACGAGATCCAGCCGCACCGTGCGGACCTCGTCGAGCGGTCGTTGGCGGCCGTGCCGGACAGCAGCGTGGAGCACGTCCAGGTGTGGGACGGGCGTGACATCGGTACGCAGGAGCCGTCGTCCTACGACCGTGTCCTCGTCGATGCGCCCTGCACTGGCCTGGGGGCGTTGCGCCGTCGGCCCGAGTCGCGGTGGCGGCGGTCGCCGGCGGACGTGCCGGTGCTCGCGACGCTGCAGCGTGAGCTCTTGACGTCGGCGCTCGAGGCCGTGCGTCCCGGCGGGATCGTCGGGTACGTGACGTGCTCGCCGCACCTCGCCGAGACGCGCGCGGTCGTCACCGACGTGCTGCGAGCGCTCCCGGAGGGGAGCGTAGAAGTTGTGGATGCGCGTGCGGTCGTCACGGAGATCGCGGGGACAGACATGCCGTTGGCCGACCGGACGGACGTGCAGCTGTGGCCGCACCTGCACGGGACGGATGCGATGCACCTGACGCTCTTGCGTCGTGCCGTGCAGAACTAG
- the rpe gene encoding ribulose-phosphate 3-epimerase — MSALISPSILSADFANLERDLHRIAGADWAHVDVMDNHFVPNLTIGLPVVERIVQVSPIPVDVHLMIADPDRWAPGFAEAGAQSVTFHAEAAAAPVRLARALRSHGARAGLALKPATGLDGFVDLLGEIDMLLVMTVEPGFGGQSFIEGTLAKIRRARRAISDADLDVWVQVDGGVSRETIERAADAGANVFVAGSAVFGAQDIPAEISALRDLASRHVHPVQGR, encoded by the coding sequence ATGAGTGCACTGATCTCTCCGAGCATCCTGTCTGCAGACTTCGCCAACCTCGAGCGTGACCTCCATCGGATCGCTGGTGCCGACTGGGCGCACGTCGACGTCATGGACAACCACTTCGTGCCGAACCTGACGATCGGCCTTCCTGTCGTCGAGCGGATCGTCCAGGTGTCGCCGATCCCGGTCGACGTGCACCTCATGATCGCAGACCCTGACCGGTGGGCGCCTGGGTTCGCTGAGGCGGGGGCGCAGTCGGTGACGTTCCATGCTGAGGCTGCTGCGGCGCCGGTCCGTCTTGCTCGTGCGCTGCGTTCTCACGGTGCGCGTGCTGGGCTGGCGCTCAAGCCGGCGACGGGCCTCGACGGTTTTGTCGACCTGCTCGGTGAGATCGACATGCTGCTCGTCATGACTGTCGAGCCGGGGTTCGGTGGGCAGTCGTTCATCGAGGGGACGCTCGCGAAGATCCGTCGGGCGAGGCGTGCGATCAGTGACGCGGACCTCGATGTGTGGGTCCAGGTCGACGGTGGGGTCTCGCGCGAGACGATCGAGCGGGCTGCTGACGCGGGGGCGAACGTGTTCGTCGCCGGGTCGGCCGTGTTCGGTGCGCAGGACATCCCTGCGGAGATCTCGGCGCTGCGTGACCTCGCGTCGAGGCACGTGCACCCTGTGCAGGGGCGCTGA
- a CDS encoding riboflavin synthase gives MFTGIVEEIGTVTGISFPGGDSHDAVVTIAGPIVTSDAAPGDSISVNGVCLTVSSLPLDGTFTADVMPESLRRTALGRLVPGARVNLERAVRADTRLGGHIVQGHVDAVGTLASRAPGPRWDDLELDAPRDITRYIVEKGSITVSGVSLTVTGVRDDGFSVSLIPTTLETTILGDLRPGDTVNLEVDIIAKYVERLLGARA, from the coding sequence ATGTTCACAGGAATCGTCGAAGAGATCGGCACCGTGACCGGCATCTCGTTCCCGGGCGGCGACTCCCACGACGCCGTCGTCACCATCGCCGGGCCGATCGTCACCTCGGACGCCGCACCGGGGGACTCCATCAGCGTCAACGGCGTGTGCCTGACCGTGTCGTCACTCCCGCTCGACGGGACGTTCACCGCGGACGTCATGCCCGAGTCGCTGCGCCGGACCGCGCTCGGCAGGCTCGTCCCCGGAGCTCGAGTGAACCTCGAACGCGCGGTGCGCGCCGACACGCGCCTCGGTGGACACATCGTCCAGGGGCACGTCGACGCAGTGGGCACGCTCGCCTCGCGAGCGCCGGGCCCTCGGTGGGACGACCTCGAGCTCGACGCACCACGTGACATCACGCGCTACATCGTCGAGAAGGGATCGATCACCGTGAGCGGCGTCTCCCTCACCGTCACGGGTGTCCGCGACGACGGATTCAGCGTCTCCCTCATCCCCACCACCCTCGAGACGACGATCCTCGGCGACCTGCGCCCAGGCGACACGGTCAACCTCGAGGTCGACATCATCGCGAAGTACGTCGAACGACTGCTAGGAGCACGCGCATGA
- a CDS encoding methionyl-tRNA formyltransferase — protein MRLLFAGTPAVAVPALEALLDSRHEVVAVLTRADARSGRGRRLAPSPVRERAEEAGIPVITDRPRSEGFVERLAALEVDCAPVVAYGEILPPDVLGVPVHGWVNLHFSLLPAWRGAAPVQRAVMAGDEVTGASTFRIEEGPVDTGPVFGVATETIRRRDTAGVLLDRLARSGAGLLVASLDAIEDGHAAPVVQDVDGVSLAPKLTVEDARVVWSYPAHVVDRRVRGCTPAPGAWTDLPDGSRLGLGPVTVLAEDDAVDVALEPGRVLVTKQRVLVGTGSRPVALGEVTPAGKRPMAASDWARGARLDESVRLGAEGTS, from the coding sequence ATGCGTCTGCTCTTTGCCGGTACTCCGGCCGTAGCTGTTCCTGCCCTGGAGGCACTGCTCGACTCGCGCCACGAGGTGGTCGCGGTGCTCACTCGTGCGGACGCGCGGTCGGGGCGTGGGCGTCGGCTCGCGCCGTCGCCTGTCCGCGAGCGTGCTGAGGAGGCCGGGATCCCGGTGATCACTGATCGGCCGCGCAGCGAGGGTTTCGTCGAGCGGCTGGCTGCCCTGGAGGTCGACTGTGCTCCGGTGGTGGCGTACGGCGAGATCCTTCCGCCGGACGTGCTCGGGGTTCCGGTGCACGGTTGGGTGAACCTGCACTTCTCGTTGCTGCCGGCGTGGCGGGGTGCGGCGCCTGTGCAGCGCGCTGTCATGGCGGGGGACGAGGTCACGGGGGCGAGCACGTTCCGGATCGAGGAGGGACCTGTGGACACCGGTCCGGTCTTTGGTGTGGCGACGGAGACGATCCGCCGGCGGGATACTGCTGGTGTGCTCTTGGACAGGCTCGCGCGCTCGGGTGCGGGGCTGCTCGTGGCGTCGCTCGACGCGATCGAGGACGGTCATGCGGCTCCTGTGGTGCAGGACGTGGACGGGGTGAGCCTTGCTCCGAAGCTCACGGTCGAGGATGCGCGTGTGGTGTGGTCGTATCCGGCGCACGTGGTTGATCGCCGGGTGCGTGGGTGTACGCCTGCGCCGGGTGCGTGGACGGACCTGCCGGACGGGTCGCGGCTCGGTCTCGGCCCGGTGACGGTTCTTGCGGAGGACGATGCTGTGGATGTGGCGCTCGAGCCTGGGCGGGTGCTCGTGACGAAGCAGCGGGTGCTCGTGGGGACGGGGTCGCGTCCGGTTGCTCTGGGTGAGGTGACACCGGCGGGCAAGCGGCCGATGGCGGCCAGCGACTGGGCGCGCGGTGCCCGGTTGGACGAGTCAGTGCGTCTCGGTGCGGAGGGGACGTCATGA
- a CDS encoding HAD family hydrolase, with product MSLCRTIDAVLFDLGNVLVGWDPCAAFDGVLTRAEVEAFFTDIDFVERNRSADAGTPWEEVRASVAAAHPQHAGLLDRYVERFSSTLTGPVPGTSEIVDELVGLEVPVFGLTNWSAELFHLAQPAAPVIGLLRGVVVSGEEWMAKPDPAIFELTVRRFGLDPARTVFVDDAEANVRAADSLGFQTVHFTDASALRVRLVDLGVVPALDDGGGSSAS from the coding sequence GTGAGTCTGTGCAGGACGATCGATGCGGTGCTCTTCGATCTAGGGAACGTGCTCGTCGGCTGGGATCCTTGTGCGGCGTTCGACGGGGTGCTGACGCGCGCCGAGGTGGAGGCGTTCTTTACGGACATCGACTTCGTCGAGCGCAACCGGTCGGCTGATGCTGGGACTCCGTGGGAAGAGGTCCGGGCGTCCGTCGCTGCTGCGCACCCGCAGCACGCGGGGTTGTTGGACCGGTATGTCGAGCGTTTCTCGTCGACGCTCACCGGTCCGGTTCCGGGTACGAGCGAGATCGTCGACGAGCTGGTGGGCCTGGAGGTGCCGGTCTTCGGGCTGACGAACTGGTCGGCTGAGCTGTTCCACCTGGCGCAGCCGGCGGCGCCCGTGATCGGGCTGTTGCGGGGTGTTGTCGTGTCGGGGGAGGAGTGGATGGCGAAGCCGGACCCTGCGATCTTTGAGCTCACGGTGCGGCGGTTCGGTCTGGACCCGGCTCGGACGGTGTTCGTGGACGACGCCGAGGCGAACGTCCGGGCGGCTGACAGCCTCGGTTTCCAGACCGTGCATTTCACGGACGCGTCGGCGTTGCGCGTGCGGCTCGTCGACCTGGGGGTCGTGCCCGCGCTCGATGACGGGGGCGGATCGTCAGCCTCCTAG
- the ribD gene encoding bifunctional diaminohydroxyphosphoribosylaminopyrimidine deaminase/5-amino-6-(5-phosphoribosylamino)uracil reductase RibD encodes MDANRLTVESAMRRALDLAARGPVHGPNPQVGCVLLAPSVREDDVRAVLAEGWHRGAGTAHAEVDALAQAAKRGVDVRGATAVVSLEPCNHVGRTGPCSVALVAASVVQVVYAVADPNPSAAGGAEHLRAHGVAVRGGLLADEGEELLRIWLTSARRGTPYVTLKTATSLDGCVAAADGSSRWITGSAAREHAHEVRAGIDAIAVGTGTLLADDPSLTARTPHGALAVHQPLRVVVGEREIPTGARIHGPGGEVVHVRSRDIHDVLAVLGARDVRHLLVEGGPALATAFLRAGAVDELHSYVAPMLVGSGRRAVTDLGGRSLDDALRFRTVHTRQLGDDVLVVSRAHPAGAVVDRAKES; translated from the coding sequence ATGGACGCGAACAGGCTGACGGTCGAGTCGGCGATGCGTCGCGCGCTGGACCTTGCTGCTCGCGGTCCGGTGCACGGACCGAACCCGCAGGTGGGCTGTGTCCTCCTGGCGCCGAGCGTCCGCGAGGACGACGTGCGCGCTGTGCTGGCCGAGGGGTGGCACCGTGGCGCGGGTACCGCTCACGCTGAGGTGGACGCGCTCGCACAGGCTGCGAAGCGAGGAGTCGACGTCCGTGGAGCGACCGCGGTCGTCTCCCTTGAACCGTGCAACCACGTCGGCCGCACAGGCCCGTGCTCGGTCGCCCTCGTCGCGGCCAGCGTCGTGCAGGTCGTCTACGCGGTCGCTGACCCCAACCCCAGTGCTGCCGGGGGAGCCGAGCACCTGCGAGCCCACGGCGTCGCAGTCCGCGGCGGACTGCTCGCCGACGAGGGGGAGGAGCTCCTGCGGATCTGGCTGACGTCGGCCCGTCGCGGGACGCCGTACGTGACTCTCAAGACCGCGACGAGCCTCGACGGGTGCGTCGCCGCGGCTGACGGGTCGAGCCGCTGGATCACCGGCAGTGCAGCGCGAGAGCACGCGCACGAGGTACGCGCAGGCATCGACGCGATCGCCGTCGGCACCGGCACTCTCTTGGCCGACGACCCGTCCCTCACCGCTCGCACCCCGCACGGTGCACTGGCTGTGCACCAACCGCTCCGCGTGGTCGTCGGCGAGCGCGAGATCCCCACCGGCGCCCGCATCCACGGCCCGGGGGGAGAGGTCGTGCACGTGCGCAGCCGCGACATCCACGACGTGCTCGCCGTTCTCGGCGCCCGTGACGTCCGCCACCTCCTCGTCGAGGGCGGTCCCGCGCTGGCCACCGCGTTCTTGCGGGCTGGCGCCGTCGACGAGCTGCACTCCTACGTCGCCCCGATGCTCGTCGGGTCCGGGCGACGTGCAGTCACCGACCTCGGTGGACGCTCGCTCGACGATGCGTTGCGCTTCCGGACGGTCCACACCCGACAGCTGGGGGACGACGTCCTCGTCGTCTCTCGGGCACATCCCGCTGGAGCGGTCGTCGACCGCGCGAAGGAGTCTTGA
- a CDS encoding phosphoribosyl-ATP diphosphatase, translating into MKTFEELFAELTTKSIDRPAGSGTVSELDAGVHAIGKKIVEEAAEVWMAAEFQSDDETSAEISQLLYHLQVLMVAKGLTLEDVYKHL; encoded by the coding sequence GTGAAGACGTTCGAGGAGCTGTTCGCAGAGCTCACCACCAAGTCCATCGACCGACCTGCCGGCTCCGGCACCGTCTCCGAGCTCGATGCGGGGGTGCATGCGATCGGCAAGAAGATCGTCGAAGAGGCCGCCGAGGTCTGGATGGCGGCTGAGTTCCAGAGCGACGACGAGACGTCCGCAGAGATCTCTCAGCTCCTCTACCACCTTCAGGTCCTCATGGTCGCGAAGGGTCTCACCCTCGAAGACGTCTACAAGCACCTCTGA